A single Thermanaerothrix sp. DNA region contains:
- a CDS encoding flagellar motor protein MotB has product MARKKKQPEGSAGAPLFMATYGDMVTLLLTFFVFLYSFSSIDVQKFQKMMFSFQGALGVLPGGKTIQEGAGVYAGRVGQDAGDAPKRTQEFKEGIAKQLQALAKDQGLQDQMIVQINQRGVTVSLSEQFLFAPGSAELSPLARRLLFKVGQVLIGVRYPISFEGHTDNTPLEGGPYGDNWGLSAARAAAVASYMVNRVGLSDRNVQAVGYGASKPLVPNDTPEHRALNRRVDLVILTDNSL; this is encoded by the coding sequence TTGGCGCGTAAGAAGAAGCAGCCTGAGGGTTCCGCAGGGGCTCCTTTGTTCATGGCCACCTATGGGGACATGGTCACGTTGCTTCTTACGTTCTTCGTGTTCCTGTACTCCTTTTCCTCCATAGACGTCCAGAAGTTCCAGAAGATGATGTTCTCCTTCCAGGGGGCTTTAGGGGTGTTGCCCGGGGGCAAGACGATCCAGGAGGGGGCGGGGGTTTACGCCGGCCGAGTGGGTCAGGACGCGGGGGACGCGCCGAAGAGGACCCAGGAGTTCAAGGAGGGCATAGCGAAGCAGCTTCAGGCCCTTGCCAAGGACCAGGGGCTTCAGGATCAGATGATAGTGCAGATAAACCAGAGGGGGGTCACGGTGTCCCTTTCGGAGCAGTTCCTGTTCGCCCCCGGGAGCGCCGAGCTGAGCCCATTGGCCAGGAGGCTTCTTTTCAAGGTGGGGCAGGTGCTGATAGGGGTTCGGTACCCCATATCCTTTGAGGGGCACACGGACAACACTCCACTGGAGGGAGGGCCCTACGGAGACAACTGGGGGCTTTCCGCCGCCAGGGCCGCTGCGGTGGCGTCGTACATGGTGAACCGGGTGGGGCTGTCGGACAGGAACGTCCAGGCGGTGGGTTACGGAGCTTCCAAGCCCCTGGTGCCCAACGATACGCCGGAGCACCGGGCTCTAAACCGAAGGGTGGATCTGGTTATCCTTACTGACAACTCTCTTTGA
- a CDS encoding motility protein A yields MDLGTVIGFLLALILVIGGILAGGDPGAFIDVPSLLITGGGTLGAAIMANPMERTKALPKILRKAFFNDPIDLPGLIQTLVSFAEKARREGLLALEEDASQLDDPFMKKSIQLVVDGTDPELVKSILDTEIGLLEERHGAGKAMFDIMAELAPAFGMLGTLIGLIVMLGHLDDPDALGPGMATALITTFYGSFIANVICIPTSKKLAYRSSQEILSRELMVEGILAIQAGENPRIVEEKLKVFLPPDLRAKMEAEKEQGQEE; encoded by the coding sequence GTGGATCTTGGAACTGTAATAGGTTTTCTTCTGGCCCTGATACTGGTCATAGGGGGAATATTGGCGGGCGGCGATCCTGGGGCGTTTATAGACGTCCCGTCTCTTCTCATAACCGGAGGGGGGACGTTGGGGGCCGCCATAATGGCTAACCCCATGGAGAGGACCAAGGCGCTTCCAAAGATCCTTCGGAAGGCGTTCTTCAACGATCCCATAGACCTTCCGGGCCTCATCCAGACCCTGGTGAGCTTCGCCGAGAAGGCCAGGCGGGAGGGCCTTTTGGCGTTGGAGGAGGACGCGTCTCAGCTGGACGACCCGTTCATGAAGAAGTCCATCCAGCTGGTGGTGGACGGCACGGACCCGGAGCTGGTGAAGTCCATATTGGACACCGAGATAGGCCTTTTGGAGGAGCGCCACGGGGCGGGCAAGGCCATGTTCGACATAATGGCGGAGCTTGCCCCCGCCTTCGGGATGCTGGGGACCCTGATAGGCCTCATAGTCATGTTGGGGCACCTGGACGATCCTGACGCTTTGGGCCCCGGTATGGCCACGGCCCTCATAACCACCTTCTATGGGTCCTTCATAGCCAACGTCATATGTATTCCCACGTCGAAGAAGCTGGCCTATCGGTCCAGCCAGGAGATCCTCTCGCGGGAGCTGATGGTGGAGGGGATACTGGCGATCCAGGCGGGGGAGAACCCCAGGATAGTGGAGGAGAAGCTGAAGGTCTTCTTGCCCCCGGATTTGAGGGCCAAGATGGAGGCGGAGAAGGAACAGGGACAGGAGGAGTGA
- a CDS encoding flagellar FlbD family protein — translation MIELTRFGGGRFVLNSDLIEAVEANPDTVVTMSNGRRYVVKETPEDIIDKVVEFKRRVFGALPR, via the coding sequence TTGATAGAGCTTACCCGTTTTGGGGGAGGTCGGTTCGTGCTCAACAGCGACCTCATAGAGGCCGTTGAGGCGAATCCGGACACGGTGGTGACCATGTCGAACGGCAGGAGGTATGTGGTTAAGGAGACCCCTGAGGATATAATAGACAAGGTAGTGGAGTTCAAGCGCAGGGTTTTTGGGGCTCTTCCGAGGTGA